TGCTCCATCGATCCCCTGCAGCGCCACTGCACACCCGCCGCCATCGCGCCTGGCGCATCGGCCTGGCCCTGTTGTGCGCCCTGATCGCCGCGCCCGGGATGGCCGCCGACACCGCCGTACCGGCCGTGCAGCGCGCGCAGCAGCTGATCCTGGTGCTGGCGCCGGACTGGGACAGCCCGCAGGGCACGTTGCAGGCGTTCGAGCGTGATGCACAAGGCTGGCGCGCGCAGGGCAAGGCCTTCGACGTGAGTCTCGGCAGTCACGGCAGCGCCTGGGGCCTGGGCCTGCATCCGGCGCAGACGGATGGCCCGCAGAAACGCGAAGGCGATGGCCGCAGCCCGGCCGGCGTGTTCACCATCGGCGACGCCTTCGGCTACGCGCCGCGCATCGACAGCGCCATGCCCTACCAGGCGATGCAGCAGAGCAACTACTGCATCGATGTGCCTGGATCGCCGCTGTACAACCAGATCGTCGATGCCGACAAGGTCGGCAGCGCCGCGGTGGCCGGGTCCACCGAACCCATGCGCCTCGACCTGCAACACGCCGGCGACCAGCGCTACCGCGAAGGCTTCGTGATCCAGCACAACGCGCAGGCCACGCCCGGTGCCGGCAGCTGCATCTTCGCCCACCTGTGGCGCGCGCCCGGCGCGCCCACCGCCGGCTGCACCGCGATGCAGCCGGCCGACATGCAGCGGCTGCTGGCGTGGCTGCGCCCGTCCGCCGCGCCGCTGTTCGTGCTGCTGCCGCGCAGTGCCTACCGGCGCCTGCAGGCCGAGTGGGCGCTGCCGGCCGTGGAGCCGGCATCGTGAGCCAGGCACCCGCACCCGGACTGGTCCGCGCGGTCAGCCGCTGGCAGATCGTCGGGTTGTCGATCAACGATGTGATCGGCAGCGGCATCTACCTGCTGCCGGCCGCCACTGCCGCCCTGCTCGGGCCGCTGAGCCTGTGGGCGGTGTTGCTGGCCGGCGTGGCGGTGGCCCTGCTGGTGCTGTGCTACGCGCAGGCCGCCAGTTACTTCGACGAACCGGGCGGCAGCTATCTGTATGCGCGCGAGGCGTTCGGCCGCTTCGCCGGCTTCGAGATCGGCTGGATGATCTGGCTGACCCGGATCAGTTCGGCGGCAGCGCTGAGCAACGGGCTGGCCGATGCGGTGGTGCGCTTCTGGCCGGCCGCGGCCGGGGGCGGCGCGCGCCTGGCCATCGTGGTCGGCTCGCTCGGCCTGCTCACCGCGATCAACGTGATCGGGGTGAAGTCGGCCGCGCGCACCGGCGTGGCGCTGGTGATCGGCAAGCTGGTGCCGCTGTTGCTGTTCGTGGCGATCGGCGTGTTCTACGTGGACTGGTCGTGGGCGTTCTCGGGCAAGACCCCGGACCCGCGCGATGTCGGCAACCTCGGCGAGGCCGCGTTGCTGCTGCTGTTCGCCTACGCCGGCTTCGAGAACATCCCGGCCGCCGCCGGCGAGTACCGCAATCCGCGCCGCGACGTGCCGTTCGCGCTGATCACCATGATCGTCACCGTCACCCTGATCTACGCCGCGGTGCAGGTGGTGGCGCAGGGCACGCTGCCCAACGTGGCGCAATCGGCGACGCCGCTGGCCGATGCCGCCAGCGGCTTCGGCGGCGAGGCGCTGGCGCTGATCCTCACCGTCGGCGCCACCATCTCCATCCTCGGCACCACCAGCAACACGGTGATGCTGGGGCCGCGCTTCCTGTTCGCGCTGGCAAAGGACGGCTACGGCCCGGCGTTCCTGGCGCGGGTGCATCCGCGCTTCCGCACGCCGGCCGCGGCGATCCTGCTGCAAGGCGTGCTGTCGCTGGCATTGGCGCTGTCCGGCTCGTTCGTGCAACTGGCGCTGCTGTCGATGGTCACCCGCCTGTTCGCCTACATCGGCACCGCCGCGGCGGTGCTGGTGCTGGCACGGCGCTATCGCGACCGGCCCGGCGCGCTGCGCCTGCCGGGTGGGCCGCTGATTCCGCTGGCGGCGCTGTTGCTGGCGCTGGCGCTGCTGCTCAGCGCCAGCTGGCAGAACCTGGCGGCGGCGGGCGTGGCGCTGCTGGTCGGCGCGCTGTTCTATCGGTTCCCACGCAAGGACGCGGCCTGAACGCCTTCACGCCGCCTTGCGCGCAGGTCACGCGCGGATAACCGCGGCGCCCGAACGCTGGACGCCCACCAGCGAGAGCCGCCCGCCATGAAACGACGCCGCGTCTACAGCGCTCCGGATCTGCCCACCGCCACCCGCGCGCTGCAGGCCGCGCGCGGTGCCGGTCTCGACAACGACGACCTGTCGCTGGTCGCGCGCGGCGACATCGAGCTGGAAGCGATCCCCGACGACCGCAAGGAAGGCAAGACCGACACCGTGCCGGCCGCCGCGCGTGGCGCCCTGGGCGGCGGTGCGGCCGGACTGCTGGCCGGGCTGGCGGCGATCGCGGTGCCACCGCTGGGCATCACCCTGGCCGGCGCCGGGGTCATGGCGATCGCCGGCGCCCTGGTCGGCAGTTGGTCCTCGGCCCTGGTCGGCTCCACCGTACCGGACCCGGTACGGCGCAACTTCGAAGAGGAAATCGAGGCCGGGCGCATCCTGGTGGTGATCGAAGGCGAGCCGGAGCTACTGGACGCCGCCGACGCGCCGCTGCGCGCGGCCGGCACCACGGCCTTGCCGTACGAGGCAGCGGCGGCCGCGCACTGACGCGGCGCCAGGACGCACGCCGCAGCCTGCTTTGCGATCTCGACCGGGCGCGGGATTGCGCGCAACGGTCTGCACAGACTGCAAGGCCCACCGAGGGCCCCGCGATCAGGCCGGCGTCAGCGCCCGCATGCGGATCAGCAAGCCGGCGGCATACACCAGCCCGTAGGCGATCAGCGCCGCGGCGATGCTCATGGTCAGCGGACTGGCGTTCTGCAAGGTCTCGGCACTGCCGCCGGCGAACGCCCCGCTGGCCCAGCGCCAGGCCAGGCGCCCCAGCAACAGCACGCTCAGCGCGGCACCGATCCACGGATTGGGCGTATACCAGCGCGCACCGTCCTGCAGCTCGATGCGGGTGTGGTGCAGGGCGAAGGCGCCCAGCGCGGCACCGCCCACGGCGCCCAGCGCCATGCCCAGGCGCACGGTCGGCAACTGCACGGCCAGCCAAGTCAGAAGGACCGCGATCAGCAGCAGAAACCCCAGCCGCACGGCGGTGCGCCGCGGCTGCCAGGGCTGGCGGCCGAAATAGCGGCGGATGCGTCAGTAATACAGCCAGCCCACACCGGCCGTGGCCAGGTACGGGGTCAACAAGGCGATGCCGTTGGCGGCCATGGGGTTTGCCGGAAGAGAGGGGGCGTAGCGGCGGATCGTAAGCCACCCTGAGCGCCGGCGCAGCCTGCCAGAAGGCATGAATGTTTCATATCGCGATCACGCCGCGCAGGGGCAGGTTTAACGCAGCTGTGGCTAGCGTGAAGCGCATTCATCGCCACGGAGAACCATCATGAGCGTTCCGTATCAGATTCCGGGCCGTGCGCCCAACGACGAGGACCGCAACAGCGTCTCGCAGTACTGGCGCGACCGTTTCGCCGACGAGCCCTATTACAGCGAGGGTGAGCGGTTCGAAGACTACGAACCCGCCTACCACGCCGGCCACGAGGCCCGCATCCGCGATTTCAACCGCGCCTACGAGCAGGTGGAAGCGGAACTGCACCGCGACTGGGACAGCAACAAGGGCTCGCAGACGCTGAGCTGGAGCAAGGCCCGCCACGCGGTGCGCCGCGCCTGGGAGCGTGCCGGCAACGGCGAATAAAGCGACGCGCCACGTTCCAGGGTTGTGTAGGAGCGGCTTCAGCCGCGATGGGCTTTCTCGGTAAAACCCGTCGCGGCTGAAGCCGCTCCTACGAGGGCAGCACGGCGTTGTTCCTAATAGCACCACGCGCCCGACGAAACCGACGCATCGCCAAGCGCGCGCCATGCCGCTCACCCAGCAGTGGCGCAACCGCCACTGCCGGATGCCCGCTTCAGCTCTCCAGCGGCTGCAGCTTCAACAAGCGCCCACCGGCGCCATCCTCCAACAGCCACAGCGCACCATCCGGCCCCTGCTCGACCTCGCGGATGCGCTTGCCCATGTCGTAGCGCGCCGCCTCGCGCGCGGTTTCGCCATTGAACTCGATCCGCACCAGCGACTGCGAGGACAGGCCGCCGATGAAGCCATTGCCGCGCCACTGCGGGAAGCGGCTGCCGTTGTAGATGACGAAGCCGGCCGGCGAGATCACCGGCGTCCAGCTCACCTTGGGCGCGGCGAATTCCGGGCGCGTGCTGTGATCGGGAATCGGGCGCCCATCGTAATGGTCGCCGTTGGATACGATCGGATAGCCGTAATTGGCGCCGCGCTGGATCAGATTCAGTTCGTCGCCGCCGGCCGGGCCCATCTCGTGTTCCCACAATCGGCCATTGGCGTCGAAGGCCAGGCCGAGCACGTTGCGGTGACCCAGCGACCAGACCTGCGCAGCGACGCCGCCGCGGTTGGCGAACGGGTTGTCGGCCGGCACGCTGCCGTCGTCGTTGAGACGCACGATCTTGCCCAGGTTGCCGCTCATGTCCTGCGCCGGATCGAACTTCTGCCGCTCGCTGGAACTGATCCACAGCTTGCCGTCCGGGCCGAACGCCAGGCGATGCCCGAAGTGGCCGTTGCCGGACACCTTGGGCTGCTGCCGCCAGATCACCTGCTGTTGCGACAGGCTGCCGCCGCCGTTGTTGTCCAGCGTCAGCTTGGCGCGCATCACCGCCGCGCCGCGGGTGTCGCCGCTGCCGGGTTCGGCGTAGCTCAGGTAGACCCAGCCGTTCTTGGCGAAGCCCGGATGCGGCAGCACGTCGCCGAGACCGCCCTGGCCGCCGTAGGCCACCGCCGGGATGCCGGTGACCGCACCGGTGTGGCCGCTGACCGGATCGATGCGCTTGAGCGTGCCACCCTTCTCGCTGACCAGCGCGGTGCCATCGGGCAGGAAGCTCATCGCCCACGGTTCGTTGAAGGTGGCGACCGGGGTCGCCGAGAACGGCCAGTCGCCGCGCCGCTCGGCCGCCGTGTCGGCGGGTGCGGCCTGTGCCGCAGCGATCGCCAGGCCCATGGCCAGCGCGCAAGCCAAACCCAGGGGAGTCCGTTGCATGACGTGCACCTATCGGTTGGGGTCGAATCCCGAACCTAGCAGACCCCGCGTACACGGCAAGCATGTCGCGGCCAGGGCGTGGCCGCGGTCACGTCACCGCGACGGGTCCGGTAGACACGTCGCGTATTCAACAACGTCGGCGCGGCGGCCACGCCGCCACGCCCGTCATCAACCCTGCGGCAACAACTCGAACGCGACCGGCTCGCCACTGGCCGAGGACGCGCACACCCACAGATCGAACAGGCCCGGCTCGGCCACGCACTGCCCGTCGCGGCCGGTGAAGGCCAGCGCGTGGCGGTCGAGGGTGAAGCTGACCTCCATGCCCTCGCCCGCCGCCAGCCGCACCTTGCGGAACGCCTTCAGTTCGCGCACCGGGCGCACTCGGCTGGCGACGCGGTCGTGGATGTACAGCTGCACCACTTCCTCGCCTTCGCGCTCGCCGACGTTGTCGATGCGCGTGGTCACGGTCAGGGTGTCGTCCCAGCCGACCTGGGTGCGGTCGAGCTGCGGCGTGCCGTAGGCGAACTGCGTGTAGCCGATGCCGTGGCCGAACGGATACAGCGGCGCGTTCGGCACCTCGCGCCAGCGCGACTTGAACTCGCTCATCGTCGGCAGTTCCGGCCGGCCGGTGCGCGGGTGGTTGTAGAAGTACGGCTGCTGCCCGGCATCCAGCGGGAAGCTCACCGGCAGGCGCGCGGACGGGTTGTAGTCGCCGAACAGCACGTCGGCCACCGCCGGGCCGGTCTGCGTGCCCAGGTACCAGGTCACCGCGATCGCCGCGGCATCGCGCACCGCGCCCTGCAGCGCCAGCGCGCGGCCGTTGCGCAGCAGCACCACCAGCGGCGTGCCGGTAGCGGCGACCGCCTCGGCCAGCGCCTGCTGCGCCGGCGGCAGCACGATCTGGGTGCGCGACTGCGCCTCGCCGCTGTAGCGCTGCGGCTCGCCCAGCGCCAGCACCACCACGTCGGCGGCGCGCGCAGCGGCCACCGCCGCCTCGATGCCGCCATCCAGCGACGCTTCCAGCCCGCAACCGGGCACCACGGTCAACGCCTGCGCGTCGTCCAGCGCGGCGCGCACGCCGGCTTCCAGGGTCACGTAGCGGCTCTTGTCGCCGAACAGGGTCCAGCAGCCTTCGATGTTGTCGCGGTCCTGCACGAACGGGCCGATCAGCGCGATCTTCTGGCCCTGCTTGCGCAGCGGCAGCACCGGGCCGTCGTTCTTCAGCAGCACGATCGAACGCCGCGCCGCGTCGCGCGCCAGCGCATCGTGCGCGGCGATGTGCGACTGGTCGGCCTCGCGCGCCGGGTCCAGCGAGCGGTACGGATCGTCGAGCAGGCCGATCGCCTCCTTCAGTTCCAGCACGCGGCGCACCGACGCATCCAGCAGCGCCATCGGCACCTCGCCGTCCTCCACCAGCGACGGCAGGTGCGCGGCATAGAAGCCGCTCTGCATGCTCATGTCCATGCCGGCCAGGAACGCCTTCTTGGTCGCGTCGCGCTCGTCGGCGGCATAGCCGTGCGCGATCAGCTCCATGTCGGCGGTGTAGTCGGAGATCACCACGCCGGGGAATTTCCACTCGCCGCGCAGGATCTCGGTCAGCAGTTCGTGGTTGGCGCTGGCCGGCACGCCATTGATGTCGTTGAAGGAGGTCATCACGCTCAGCGCGCCGGCGCCGAAGGCGGCCTGGAACGGCGGCAGGTGCACGTCGCGCAGGGTCTGCGGGGCGATGTCGACGCTGGCGTACTCCATGCCGGCGGCGACCGCGCCATAGGCGGCGAAATGCTTGGGCGTGGCCAGCAACGCGTCGTCGGCGCGCAGATCCGGCCCGTGGAAGCCGCGCACGCGTGCAGCGGCGAAGGCGCAGCCCAGCACCACGTCCTCGCCGGCGCCCTCGGCGCCGCGGCCCCAGCGCTGGTCGCGGGCGATGTCCACCGCCGGCGCGTAGGTCCAGTGGATGCCGGCGGCGGTGGCTTCGACCGCGGTGGCGCGTGCGGTGCGCTCGGCCAACTCCGGCTCGAAGCTGGCGGCCTCGCCCAGCGGGATCGGGAACACCGTGCGCATGCCGTGGATCACGTCCGCGGCCAGGATCACCGGAATCCCCAGCCGGCTCTCCTCCAGCGCCACCTGCTGGATGCGCCGCCCCAGTTCCGCGCCGACGCCGTTGAACAGCGAGCCGACCCGGCCGGCGCGCACCTGCTGCAGCACCTCGTCGGCGTTGCGGACGTTGGCTTCCGGATTCACGTCGGGGGCGAACGGGCGCACCATGTCGGCGAAGACGCCGAGCTGGCCGACCTTCTCCTCGACGGTCATGCGGGCGATGAGCGATTCGATACGATCCGAAGCCATGGGGTCCTTTGAGAAAACGTTTACATAGCCGCCAATTCTAGCTCTGCGGCCAGTCGATGGGGCAAGTTCCGGCGCCGGAATCGCCTATTCATAAAACTGTCTACCGACCGGGTCCGGCCCGGCCGCCGCGCACCATACGCCTGCGGACGGATGCCGCATAGGGGGAGCGACGGGATGGCACGGCCGAGATGCCACGCCTCACAAGGGCCGCATCGCGGCCGCCGGCCACAGGCGCGGCGGCGCCCGCGGCGGCTCAGGAGCTGAAGTAGGCCTCGGCGATGGCGTTGTGCAGGTGGCCGAGGTGGGTCTGGATCTCGTCCATGAACCCGGCCGGGTTGTGCGCGGCCAGGTAGGCCGGGTCGGCATTGCGCACCAGCCCGCTGATGCGCATCAGCGCGCGCTCCACCGGCGGCCGCGGCGGCATGGTCGGCAGGATGTGCTGGGCGCGGACCAGGCAGAACTGCACGCTGCGCGGGAAGTCGTTGTTCTGCAGCAGGAAGCGCAGCGCCTGCTCGCCAGTGACGCGCTGGCGCACGTGGCGGCGGTACATCTGGTAGGCGGCCTGCGCGCGCAGCACGCTCATCCACTGCATGGCCTGGTAGGCCTCGCGGTCGTCGGCCTGGCGCGGGGTGATCAGGCCCGAGGCGCCGGCATCGATGATGCGCGTGGTCATGTCGGCCTGCTCGATCGCCGTGCCCAGGCGCAGGAACTGGAAGCCGATGTCGCGGCTGACGTTGGCGGTCAGCAGCCCGGACACCTTCAGGCAGGCATCGGTGACATGGGACAGGAACTCCATGCGGTAGCGGCGGCCGACGCTGCGCTCGCCGTTGGCGTCGATGTGCAGGTGCAGGTCGTTGACCGCTTCCCAGATCTCCTGCGGCAGCGTGTCGCGGATGCTGCGCAGCAGTTCGCGGGCGTAGCGCACCGAGCTGCGCAGCGAGGACGGATTGCGCTCGTCCAGCAGCAGGAAGCGCACCACGTCGGCGTCGCCGACGTCGTCGCCGGCATTGGGGAACCACAGCGCGAAGATCTCGCCGGCGCCGACCGTGTCGATCATCGGCCGCCAGGCGAAGCGCACCGAGCGCGGCAGGTCCAGCTGCAGCAGGCTGCCCACTCCCACCAGCCGCGCGGTGGTCTCGGCGCGGCGCACGTAGCGGCTGAACCAGTAGAGGTTGTCGGCAACGCGCGAGAGCATCAGTCCAGCTCCTCGTCCAGGTCCACCACCCAGGTGTCCTTGGCGCCGCCGCCCTGCGAGGAATTGACCACCAGCGAGCCCTCCTCCATCGCCACCCGGGTCAGCCCGCCGGTGGTCACGTACACGTCCTCGCGGGAGAGGATGAACGGGCGCAGGTCCAGGTGCCGCGGCGCCGGCCCGGCCTCGGTCACGATCGGCGCGGTGGACAGGCCCAGGGTCGGCTGCGCCATGTAGTTGCGCGGGTCGGCCAGGATCAGCTTGCGGAACTGCTCGCGCTGGCGCGTGGTCGAGCGCGGGCCGATCAGCATGCCGTAGCCGCCGGACTCGTTGGCCGGCTTCACCACCAGCTCGTCCAGGTGCTCGAGCACGTACTGGCGGTCCTTGTCGTCGTGGCACAGGTAGCTGGGCACGTTGGGCAGGATCGGCTCCTCGTCCAGGTAGTAGCGGATCATCTTCGGCACGTAGGCGAACACCACCTTGTCGTCGGCCACGCCGGCGCCCGGCGCGTTGGCCAGCGCCACCTTGCCGGCGCGCCAGCTGCGGATCAGCCCGGCCACGCCCAGCACCGAATCGGCGCGGAACGCCTCCGGATCCAGGAACAGGTCGTCGACCCGGCGGTAGATCACGTCGACCCGGCGCGGCCCGTACACGGTGCGCATGTAGGTG
This genomic stretch from Xanthomonas sacchari harbors:
- a CDS encoding L,D-transpeptidase, whose amino-acid sequence is MPLLHRSPAAPLHTRRHRAWRIGLALLCALIAAPGMAADTAVPAVQRAQQLILVLAPDWDSPQGTLQAFERDAQGWRAQGKAFDVSLGSHGSAWGLGLHPAQTDGPQKREGDGRSPAGVFTIGDAFGYAPRIDSAMPYQAMQQSNYCIDVPGSPLYNQIVDADKVGSAAVAGSTEPMRLDLQHAGDQRYREGFVIQHNAQATPGAGSCIFAHLWRAPGAPTAGCTAMQPADMQRLLAWLRPSAAPLFVLLPRSAYRRLQAEWALPAVEPAS
- a CDS encoding APC family permease, encoding MVSQAPAPGLVRAVSRWQIVGLSINDVIGSGIYLLPAATAALLGPLSLWAVLLAGVAVALLVLCYAQAASYFDEPGGSYLYAREAFGRFAGFEIGWMIWLTRISSAAALSNGLADAVVRFWPAAAGGGARLAIVVGSLGLLTAINVIGVKSAARTGVALVIGKLVPLLLFVAIGVFYVDWSWAFSGKTPDPRDVGNLGEAALLLLFAYAGFENIPAAAGEYRNPRRDVPFALITMIVTVTLIYAAVQVVAQGTLPNVAQSATPLADAASGFGGEALALILTVGATISILGTTSNTVMLGPRFLFALAKDGYGPAFLARVHPRFRTPAAAILLQGVLSLALALSGSFVQLALLSMVTRLFAYIGTAAAVLVLARRYRDRPGALRLPGGPLIPLAALLLALALLLSASWQNLAAAGVALLVGALFYRFPRKDAA
- a CDS encoding PQQ-dependent sugar dehydrogenase, which encodes MQRTPLGLACALAMGLAIAAAQAAPADTAAERRGDWPFSATPVATFNEPWAMSFLPDGTALVSEKGGTLKRIDPVSGHTGAVTGIPAVAYGGQGGLGDVLPHPGFAKNGWVYLSYAEPGSGDTRGAAVMRAKLTLDNNGGGSLSQQQVIWRQQPKVSGNGHFGHRLAFGPDGKLWISSSERQKFDPAQDMSGNLGKIVRLNDDGSVPADNPFANRGGVAAQVWSLGHRNVLGLAFDANGRLWEHEMGPAGGDELNLIQRGANYGYPIVSNGDHYDGRPIPDHSTRPEFAAPKVSWTPVISPAGFVIYNGSRFPQWRGNGFIGGLSSQSLVRIEFNGETAREAARYDMGKRIREVEQGPDGALWLLEDGAGGRLLKLQPLES
- a CDS encoding glycoside hydrolase family 3 N-terminal domain-containing protein, which produces MASDRIESLIARMTVEEKVGQLGVFADMVRPFAPDVNPEANVRNADEVLQQVRAGRVGSLFNGVGAELGRRIQQVALEESRLGIPVILAADVIHGMRTVFPIPLGEAASFEPELAERTARATAVEATAAGIHWTYAPAVDIARDQRWGRGAEGAGEDVVLGCAFAAARVRGFHGPDLRADDALLATPKHFAAYGAVAAGMEYASVDIAPQTLRDVHLPPFQAAFGAGALSVMTSFNDINGVPASANHELLTEILRGEWKFPGVVISDYTADMELIAHGYAADERDATKKAFLAGMDMSMQSGFYAAHLPSLVEDGEVPMALLDASVRRVLELKEAIGLLDDPYRSLDPAREADQSHIAAHDALARDAARRSIVLLKNDGPVLPLRKQGQKIALIGPFVQDRDNIEGCWTLFGDKSRYVTLEAGVRAALDDAQALTVVPGCGLEASLDGGIEAAVAAARAADVVVLALGEPQRYSGEAQSRTQIVLPPAQQALAEAVAATGTPLVVLLRNGRALALQGAVRDAAAIAVTWYLGTQTGPAVADVLFGDYNPSARLPVSFPLDAGQQPYFYNHPRTGRPELPTMSEFKSRWREVPNAPLYPFGHGIGYTQFAYGTPQLDRTQVGWDDTLTVTTRIDNVGEREGEEVVQLYIHDRVASRVRPVRELKAFRKVRLAAGEGMEVSFTLDRHALAFTGRDGQCVAEPGLFDLWVCASSASGEPVAFELLPQG
- a CDS encoding alpha-E domain-containing protein, which gives rise to MLSRVADNLYWFSRYVRRAETTARLVGVGSLLQLDLPRSVRFAWRPMIDTVGAGEIFALWFPNAGDDVGDADVVRFLLLDERNPSSLRSSVRYARELLRSIRDTLPQEIWEAVNDLHLHIDANGERSVGRRYRMEFLSHVTDACLKVSGLLTANVSRDIGFQFLRLGTAIEQADMTTRIIDAGASGLITPRQADDREAYQAMQWMSVLRAQAAYQMYRRHVRQRVTGEQALRFLLQNNDFPRSVQFCLVRAQHILPTMPPRPPVERALMRISGLVRNADPAYLAAHNPAGFMDEIQTHLGHLHNAIAEAYFSS